One Dermatophagoides farinae isolate YC_2012a chromosome 1, ASM2471394v1, whole genome shotgun sequence genomic region harbors:
- the LOC124492577 gene encoding uncharacterized protein LOC124492577 isoform X2, translating to MNILNLEINLWKKLMKNKYYRFIHNHINNLYHYDEIIRKQYYPRSTENYNENEQIEKSNEMIRRPFWNVIVPGLICCLYSFGLFVYLIWPDIVYVHPFFLIVPHMYPANIRIYCSIMSLIWGVNYIFQVFYGLSTDLRHYQFLHILHLNKSNGRGLDQENLRRLRLFRDRVFSFERLTCSSIGFTAWSAISFAVIQQRLWEHSILWLFFWSAIFMVWCLYVSSGLYQFSAFILTVNYYLILKQKTLQRKMQRFYLRLIRGNRKSFPGRYFEFVRLNKAYVELQKEIVFNNIQLVRFLSILFISFSVALTYLECVLFLAWMPILYIIVYLIIYVAHLISLSAFIQYGSKIEYLNRNFLRFNRKCLCNEHHFFIN from the exons atgaatatactCAATCTGGAAATaaatttatggaaaaaattgatgaaaaataaatactaTCGTTTCATACACAATCATATCAATAATCtatatcattatgatgaaataatacGAAAACAATACTATCCACGATCAACGgaaaattataatgaaaatgaacaaatcgaGAAATCAAACGAAATGATTCGTCGTCCATTCTGGAATGTAATTGTACCCGGTCTGATCTGCTGTTTATATTCTTTTGGTCTATTTGTCTATCTCATTTGGCCAGATATTGTTTATGTgcatccattttttcttattgtaCCACATATGTACCCAGCTAATATTCGAATATATTGTTCAATAATGAGTTTAATATGGGGAGTAAACTATATATTTCAAGTATTCTATGGCCTTTCAACAGATTTGCgacattatcaatttttgcATATATTACATTTAAATAAATCGAATGGACGTGGTTTAGATCAGGAAAATCTACGACGTTTACGATTATTTCGTGATCGTGTGTTTTCATTCGAACGACTAACATGTAGTTCAATTGGATTTACGGCATGGAGTGCTATTTCATTTGCCGTCATACAACAACGTCTTTGGGAACATTCAATATTATGGCTATTTTTTTGGAGTGCAATTTTTATGGTGTGGTGTTTGTATGTTTCTTCAG GCTTGTATCAATTTTCTGCATTCATTTTAACggtcaattattatttgattctaaaacaaaaaactttacAGCGAAAAATGCAACGATTCTACTTGCGATTAATACGAGGAAATCGAAAATCATTTCCAGGACGTTATTTTGAATTCGTCAGATTGAATAAGGCATATGTTGAGCTACAGAAAgaaattgttttcaacaacatACAATTGGTCCGATTTTTATCCATATTGTTTATCAGTTTTTCCGTTGCTTTAACCTATTTAGAATGTGTACTATTTTTGGCTTGGATGCCAATTTTGTACATAATTGTCTATCTAATCATCTATGTTGCCCAtctaatttcattatcaGCATTCATACAATATGgttcaaaaattgaatatctAAATAGAAATTTTCTCCGTTTTAATCGTAAATGTCTTTGTAAtgaacatcattttttca ttaattga
- the LOC124492577 gene encoding uncharacterized protein LOC124492577 isoform X1, translating into MNILNLEINLWKKLMKNKYYRFIHNHINNLYHYDEIIRKQYYPRSTENYNENEQIEKSNEMIRRPFWNVIVPGLICCLYSFGLFVYLIWPDIVYVHPFFLIVPHMYPANIRIYCSIMSLIWGVNYIFQVFYGLSTDLRHYQFLHILHLNKSNGRGLDQENLRRLRLFRDRVFSFERLTCSSIGFTAWSAISFAVIQQRLWEHSILWLFFWSAIFMVWCLYVSSGLYQFSAFILTVNYYLILKQKTLQRKMQRFYLRLIRGNRKSFPGRYFEFVRLNKAYVELQKEIVFNNIQLVRFLSILFISFSVALTYLECVLFLAWMPILYIIVYLIIYVAHLISLSAFIQYGSKIEYLNRNFLRFNRKCLCNEHHFFSNKYLLKQESVTSTMLECPVGMMLLDGSVITGRTQFALMINISTFFYLICRRIA; encoded by the exons atgaatatactCAATCTGGAAATaaatttatggaaaaaattgatgaaaaataaatactaTCGTTTCATACACAATCATATCAATAATCtatatcattatgatgaaataatacGAAAACAATACTATCCACGATCAACGgaaaattataatgaaaatgaacaaatcgaGAAATCAAACGAAATGATTCGTCGTCCATTCTGGAATGTAATTGTACCCGGTCTGATCTGCTGTTTATATTCTTTTGGTCTATTTGTCTATCTCATTTGGCCAGATATTGTTTATGTgcatccattttttcttattgtaCCACATATGTACCCAGCTAATATTCGAATATATTGTTCAATAATGAGTTTAATATGGGGAGTAAACTATATATTTCAAGTATTCTATGGCCTTTCAACAGATTTGCgacattatcaatttttgcATATATTACATTTAAATAAATCGAATGGACGTGGTTTAGATCAGGAAAATCTACGACGTTTACGATTATTTCGTGATCGTGTGTTTTCATTCGAACGACTAACATGTAGTTCAATTGGATTTACGGCATGGAGTGCTATTTCATTTGCCGTCATACAACAACGTCTTTGGGAACATTCAATATTATGGCTATTTTTTTGGAGTGCAATTTTTATGGTGTGGTGTTTGTATGTTTCTTCAG GCTTGTATCAATTTTCTGCATTCATTTTAACggtcaattattatttgattctaaaacaaaaaactttacAGCGAAAAATGCAACGATTCTACTTGCGATTAATACGAGGAAATCGAAAATCATTTCCAGGACGTTATTTTGAATTCGTCAGATTGAATAAGGCATATGTTGAGCTACAGAAAgaaattgttttcaacaacatACAATTGGTCCGATTTTTATCCATATTGTTTATCAGTTTTTCCGTTGCTTTAACCTATTTAGAATGTGTACTATTTTTGGCTTGGATGCCAATTTTGTACATAATTGTCTATCTAATCATCTATGTTGCCCAtctaatttcattatcaGCATTCATACAATATGgttcaaaaattgaatatctAAATAGAAATTTTCTCCGTTTTAATCGTAAATGTCTTTGTAAtgaacatcattttttcagtAATAAATATTTGCTTAAA CAAGAATCGGTTACGAGTACAATGCTGGAATGTCCCGTTGGTATGATGTTATTGGATGGTAGTGTCATTACTGGAAGAACTCAATTCGCT ttgatgatcaatataagCACCTTTTTCTATCTGATTTGTCGTCGTATTGCCTAA
- the LOC124492574 gene encoding uncharacterized protein LOC124492574 isoform X1 — translation MNILNLEINLWKKLMKNKYYRFIHNNINNLYHYDEIIRKQYHPLSTENYNESVQIEKSNEMIRRPFWNAIVPGLISCLYSFVLIAYLIWPDIVYVHPFFLIVTYMYPANIRIYCSTMSLIWAVNYIFQVFYGLSTDLRHYQFLHVLHLNKSNGLGLDQENLRRLRLFRDRVFSIERITCSLIAFSAWIAVSFGVIQQRLWEHSIIWLFFWGAIFMPWCLYACSGSYQFPTFILTVNHYLILKQKFLQRKMHRFYLRLIRGNRKLFQIRYFEFVKLNKAFVELQKEIVFNSIQLVRFLSILFISFSVALTYLECVLFLAWMPILYVNAYLIIYVAHLISLSALIQYGSKIEYLNRNFLRLNRKCLCNEHHFFNNKYLLKQESVTSTMLECPVGMMLLDGSVITGRTQFALMINISTFFYLICRRIA, via the exons atgaatatactCAATCTGGAAATAAatttgtggaaaaaattgatgaaaaataaatactaTCGTTTCATACACAATAATATCAATAATCtatatcattatgatgaaataatacGAAAACAATACCATCCACTATCAACGgaaaattataatgaaagTGTACAAATCGAGAAATCAAACGAAATGATTCGTCGTCCATTCTGGAATGCAATTGTACCCGGTCTGATCAGCTGTTTATACTCTTTCGTTCTAATTGCCTATCTTATTTGGCCAGATATTGTTTATGTgcatccattttttcttattgtaACGTATATGTACCCAGCTAATATTCGAATATATTGTTCAACAATGAGTTTAATATGGGCAGTAAACTATATATTTCAAGTATTCTATGGTCTTTCAACAGATTTGCgacattatcaatttttgcATGTAttacatttgaataaatcGAATGGACTTGGTTTAGATCAGGAAAATCTACGACGTTTACGATTATTTCGTGATCGTGTGTTTTCAATAGAACGAATAACATGTAGTTTAATTGCATTTTCAGCATGGATTGCCGTTTCATTTGGCGTCATACAACAACGTCTTTGGGAACATTCAATAATATGGCTATTTTTTTGGGGTGCAATTTTTATGCCGTGGTGTTTGTATGCATGTTCAG gCTCATATCAATTTCCGACCTTCATTTTAACGgtcaatcattatttgattttaaaacaaaaatttttacagCGAAAAATGCATAGATTTTACTTGCGATTGATACGAGgaaatcgaaaattatttcaaatacGTTATTTTGAATTCGTCAAATTGAATAAGGCATTTGTTGAGctacaaaaagaaattgttttcaacaGCATACAATTGGTCCGATTTTTATCCATATTGTTTATCAGTTTTTCCGTTGCTTTAACCTATTTAGAATGTGTACTATTTTTGGCTTGGATGCCCATTCTATACGTAAATGCATATCTTATCATCTATGTTGCCCAtctaatttcattatcaGCATTAATACAATATGgttcaaaaattgaatatctAAATAGAAATTTTCTCCGTTTAAATCGAAAATGTCTTTGTAAtgaacatcattttttcaataataaatatttgcTTAAG CAAGAATCGGTTACGAGTACAATGCTGGAATGTCCCGTTGGTATGATGTTATTGGATGGTAGTGTCATTACAGGAAGAACTCAATTCGCT ttgatgatcaatataagCACCTTTTTCTATCTGATTTGTCGTCGTATTGCCTAA
- the LOC124492578 gene encoding uncharacterized protein LOC124492578, whose product MNLLDLETNLWQKWMKNPYYRRIHNHINQLFYYNDFIQLRYDRLKSCGDNDRLDAKTTATKESIDIIPRSFWNVILPGMVNMMFVIGALPFVLRLEFLEQYKFFQVLPQFIPKNGPRYVLTLNVIWSTMHFFQMFYGHSTQIERYGFLHVLNLNDKDNGGLRTCELYQFKLFRNRLLSLERCLIISIATICPLLMLSMIIQHSAWTVSVYLTIFWAIVFDFCVWHICSSTYQFPTFIVIVQYYLILKQKSIQEKMYRFRGLLCNNENINKGKRWMRSQLNTLNQNYKNLQKEIVSNDQQLKRYLNILFIGFNLLITYLTCLIFLVDLTIDFLFIYSLVYVAHIGLLSVLIYNCSRIEQLNREFLKTNQKCLHLLNEKKVLSCTTFYKLDSLTRIMLEKVTGFILFNGTVITSRTFITLFANISTFFFLISQQIA is encoded by the exons TataatgatttcattcaacTAAGATATGATCGCCTTAAAAGCtgtggtgataatgatcgattggatgcaaaaacaacagcaacgaaaGAATCGATTGATATAATTCCACGATCATTTTGGAATGTAATCCTTCCAGGCATGGTTAACATGATGTTCGTTATTGGTGCATTACCATTTGTTCTTCGATTGGAATTCTTGGAACAATATAAATTCTTTCAAGTATTGCCACAATTCATTCCAAAGAATGGCCCAAGATATGTATTGACATTGAATGTCATATGGTCTACAATGCACTTTTTTCAGATGTTTTACGGACATTCTACCCAAATTGAACGATACGGCTTTTTACATGTTTTAAATCTAAATGATAAAGATAATGGTGGGCTACGAACATGTGAATTGtatcaatttaaattattccgaaatcgattattatcgttgGAAAGATGTCTGATTATATCGATTGCAACCATATGTCCATTGTTAATGTTATCGATGATTATACAACATTCGGCATGGACTGTGTCCGtttatttgacaattttttggGCAATCGTTTTTGATTTCTGCGTTTGGCATATTTGTTCGAGTACATATCAATTTCCAACATTCATTGTCATAGTACAATATTATttaatattgaaacaaaaatctataCAAGAGAAAATGTATAGATTCCGAGGTCTCTTGtgcaacaatgaaaatatcaacaaaGGGAAACGTTGGATGCGATCGCAATTGAATACATTAAATCAGAATTATAAAAACCTTCAAAAAGAAATCGTTTctaatgatcaacaattgaaGCGTTATCTGAACATATTGTTCATTGGTTTTAATCTTTTGATTACTTATTTAacttgtttgatttttctagTTGATTTAACAATTGATTTTCTATTCATCTATAGCTTAGTTTATGTAGCTCATATTGGTCTATTATCAGTATTGATTTATAATTGTTCAAgaattgaacaattgaatcgtgaatttttgaaaacaaatcaaaaatgccTTCATCTcctaaatgaaaaaaaagttttgtctTGTACGACTTTTTACAAG TTAGATTCATTAACCCGTATAATGTTAGAAAAGGTAACTGGTTTCATATTGTTCAATGGTACTGTAATCACATCAAGGACATTCATTACC CTTTTCGCCAACATCAGtacgtttttctttctaataTCCCAGCAAATTGcttga
- the LOC124492574 gene encoding uncharacterized protein LOC124492574 isoform X2, giving the protein MNILNLEINLWKKLMKNKYYRFIHNNINNLYHYDEIIRKQYHPLSTENYNESVQIEKSNEMIRRPFWNAIVPGLISCLYSFVLIAYLIWPDIVYVHPFFLIVTYMYPANIRIYCSTMSLIWAVNYIFQVFYGLSTDLRHYQFLHVLHLNKSNGLGLDQENLRRLRLFRDRVFSIERITCSLIAFSAWIAVSFGVIQQRLWEHSIIWLFFWGAIFMPWCLYACSGSYQFPTFILTVNHYLILKQKFLQRKMHRFYLRLIRGNRKLFQIRYFEFVKLNKAFVELQKEIVFNSIQLVRFLSILFISFSVALTYLECVLFLAWMPILYVNAYLIIYVAHLISLSALIQYGSKIEYLNRNFLRLNRKCLCNEHHFFNNKYLLKNRLRVQCWNVPLV; this is encoded by the exons atgaatatactCAATCTGGAAATAAatttgtggaaaaaattgatgaaaaataaatactaTCGTTTCATACACAATAATATCAATAATCtatatcattatgatgaaataatacGAAAACAATACCATCCACTATCAACGgaaaattataatgaaagTGTACAAATCGAGAAATCAAACGAAATGATTCGTCGTCCATTCTGGAATGCAATTGTACCCGGTCTGATCAGCTGTTTATACTCTTTCGTTCTAATTGCCTATCTTATTTGGCCAGATATTGTTTATGTgcatccattttttcttattgtaACGTATATGTACCCAGCTAATATTCGAATATATTGTTCAACAATGAGTTTAATATGGGCAGTAAACTATATATTTCAAGTATTCTATGGTCTTTCAACAGATTTGCgacattatcaatttttgcATGTAttacatttgaataaatcGAATGGACTTGGTTTAGATCAGGAAAATCTACGACGTTTACGATTATTTCGTGATCGTGTGTTTTCAATAGAACGAATAACATGTAGTTTAATTGCATTTTCAGCATGGATTGCCGTTTCATTTGGCGTCATACAACAACGTCTTTGGGAACATTCAATAATATGGCTATTTTTTTGGGGTGCAATTTTTATGCCGTGGTGTTTGTATGCATGTTCAG gCTCATATCAATTTCCGACCTTCATTTTAACGgtcaatcattatttgattttaaaacaaaaatttttacagCGAAAAATGCATAGATTTTACTTGCGATTGATACGAGgaaatcgaaaattatttcaaatacGTTATTTTGAATTCGTCAAATTGAATAAGGCATTTGTTGAGctacaaaaagaaattgttttcaacaGCATACAATTGGTCCGATTTTTATCCATATTGTTTATCAGTTTTTCCGTTGCTTTAACCTATTTAGAATGTGTACTATTTTTGGCTTGGATGCCCATTCTATACGTAAATGCATATCTTATCATCTATGTTGCCCAtctaatttcattatcaGCATTAATACAATATGgttcaaaaattgaatatctAAATAGAAATTTTCTCCGTTTAAATCGAAAATGTCTTTGTAAtgaacatcattttttcaataataaatatttgcTTAAG AATCGGTTACGAGTACAATGCTGGAATGTCCCGTTGGTATGA
- the LOC124492574 gene encoding uncharacterized protein LOC124492574 isoform X3 has translation MNILNLEINLWKKLMKNKYYRFIHNNINNLYHYDEIIRKQYHPLSTENYNESVQIEKSNEMIRRPFWNAIVPGLISCLYSFVLIAYLIWPDIVYVHPFFLIVTYMYPANIRIYCSTMSLIWAVNYIFQVFYGLSTDLRHYQFLHVLHLNKSNGLGLDQENLRRLRLFRDRSYQFPTFILTVNHYLILKQKFLQRKMHRFYLRLIRGNRKLFQIRYFEFVKLNKAFVELQKEIVFNSIQLVRFLSILFISFSVALTYLECVLFLAWMPILYVNAYLIIYVAHLISLSALIQYGSKIEYLNRNFLRLNRKCLCNEHHFFNNKYLLKQESVTSTMLECPVGMMLLDGSVITGRTQFALMINISTFFYLICRRIA, from the exons atgaatatactCAATCTGGAAATAAatttgtggaaaaaattgatgaaaaataaatactaTCGTTTCATACACAATAATATCAATAATCtatatcattatgatgaaataatacGAAAACAATACCATCCACTATCAACGgaaaattataatgaaagTGTACAAATCGAGAAATCAAACGAAATGATTCGTCGTCCATTCTGGAATGCAATTGTACCCGGTCTGATCAGCTGTTTATACTCTTTCGTTCTAATTGCCTATCTTATTTGGCCAGATATTGTTTATGTgcatccattttttcttattgtaACGTATATGTACCCAGCTAATATTCGAATATATTGTTCAACAATGAGTTTAATATGGGCAGTAAACTATATATTTCAAGTATTCTATGGTCTTTCAACAGATTTGCgacattatcaatttttgcATGTAttacatttgaataaatcGAATGGACTTGGTTTAGATCAGGAAAATCTACGACGTTTACGATTATTTCGTGATC gCTCATATCAATTTCCGACCTTCATTTTAACGgtcaatcattatttgattttaaaacaaaaatttttacagCGAAAAATGCATAGATTTTACTTGCGATTGATACGAGgaaatcgaaaattatttcaaatacGTTATTTTGAATTCGTCAAATTGAATAAGGCATTTGTTGAGctacaaaaagaaattgttttcaacaGCATACAATTGGTCCGATTTTTATCCATATTGTTTATCAGTTTTTCCGTTGCTTTAACCTATTTAGAATGTGTACTATTTTTGGCTTGGATGCCCATTCTATACGTAAATGCATATCTTATCATCTATGTTGCCCAtctaatttcattatcaGCATTAATACAATATGgttcaaaaattgaatatctAAATAGAAATTTTCTCCGTTTAAATCGAAAATGTCTTTGTAAtgaacatcattttttcaataataaatatttgcTTAAG CAAGAATCGGTTACGAGTACAATGCTGGAATGTCCCGTTGGTATGATGTTATTGGATGGTAGTGTCATTACAGGAAGAACTCAATTCGCT ttgatgatcaatataagCACCTTTTTCTATCTGATTTGTCGTCGTATTGCCTAA